One stretch of Vicia villosa cultivar HV-30 ecotype Madison, WI unplaced genomic scaffold, Vvil1.0 ctg.001947F_1_1, whole genome shotgun sequence DNA includes these proteins:
- the LOC131637207 gene encoding E3 ubiquitin-protein ligase XBAT33-like, which produces MGNSFGCSASGERLVSAARDGDLVEAKMLLNCNPCLAKYSTFGGLNSPLHFASAKGHNEIVALLLENGADVNSKNYSGQTALMQACRYGHWEVVQTLLLFRCNVMRGDYLSGRTALHFAAMNGHVRCIRLVVADFVPSAPYEAINARSDADNGGGSNVRGKNEESALSKFVNKTADGGITALHMASLNGYFDCVQLLLDLDANMSSVTFHYGTSMDLIGAGSSPLHYAACGGNLKCCQILLARGASRMSLNCNGWLPLDIARMWGRHWLELLLAPSSEAVTPAFPHSNYLSLPLMSALNIAREYGLQSSTTSSDEIDFCAVCLEKPCSVAAEGCGHELCVRCALYLCSSSNVSSETVCPPGSIPCPLCRHGIVSFVKLPGSQAKENKLHVSLGLCTPCILHPRDVDQPSLSHASETQRNCVDSVPSELLCPVTCSPFPSMTIPLCTCNEGSCPSFEPRNVEARDEPSRHSQGSTTDQDKIEGPRLDKTTCSNMLWGRRSYSRENQCNSEINA; this is translated from the exons ATGGGTAATTCTTTTGGTTGCTCCGCTTCCGGTGAGAGACTGGTGTCGGCGGCGAGAGACGGTGACCTTGTGGAGGCGAAGATGCTTTTGAACTGTAACCCTTGTCTTGCTAAATACTCTACTTTTGGGGGGCTTAATTCTCCCCTTCATTTTGCATCTGCAAAGGGTCATAACGAG ATTGTTGCATTGTTGCTTGAGAATGGAGCTGATGTTAATTCGAAAAATTATTCCGGCCAG acgGCCTTGATGCAAGCTTGTAGATATGGTCATTGGGAAGTTGTACAGACACTTCTACTCTTCAGATGCAAT GTTATGAGAGGAGATTATCTCAGTGGGAGAACAGCGCTTCACTTTGCAGCAATGAATGGCCATGTAAGATGTATTAGACTTGTTGTGGCCGATTTTGTTCCGAGCGCACCTTATGAAGCTATAAATGCTCGCTCAGATGCTGACAATGGTGGTGGATCAAATGTGAGAGGCAAAAATGAAGAAAG TGCCCTGTCGAAGTTTGTAAATAAGACAGCGGATGGTGGTATCACTGCCCTTCATATGGCTTCATTAAATGGATACTTTGATTGTGTGCAACTGCTACTTGATCTTGATGCAAATATGTCTTCTGTGACATTTCATTACGGAACATCAATGGATTTAATCG GGGCCGGTAGCTCTCCTTTGCATTATGCTGCTTGTGGGGGTAATTTAAAATGCTGTCAG ATCCTCCTTGCAAGAGGTGCAAGTCGAATGTCTTTGAATTGTAACGG GTGGCTTCCGCTTGATATTGCTCGGATGTGGGGCCGCCATTGGCTTGAACTGCTCTTGGCACCCAGTTCTGAAGCCGTAACACCCGCATTCCCTCATTCAAATTACTTGTCCTTGCCTCTCATGAGTGCTCTCAACATAGCAAG AGAGTACGGATTGCAATCCTCTACAACTTCCTCCGATGAGATCGACTTTTGTGCCGTATGCCTGGAGAAGCCATGTTCAGTGGCAGCAGAAG GATGTGGACATGAACTTTGTGTGAGATGTGCGCTCTATCTATGCTCGTCGAGTAATGTTTCTTCTGAAACCGTTTGCCCTCCCGGCTCTATCCCTTGCCCGCTTTGTAGACATGGAATTGTCTCTTTTGTTAAGTTGCCAGGTTCCcaagcaaaagaaaataaattacatGTGTCTCTTGGTCTCTGCACGCCGTGCATACTGCATCCACGTGACGTAGATCAACCTTCTCTTTCTCACGCATCAGAGACCCAAAGAAACTGTGTTGACTCTGTTCCTTCGGAGTTACTCTGCCCTGTCACATGTAGTCCGTTTCCATCTATGACAATCCCATTGTGCACCTGCAATGAGGGTTCATGTCCATCATTTGAACCACGCAACGTAGAAGCACGAGACGAACCATCCCGTCACTCGCAAGGATCAACAACGGATCAAGATAAAATTGAAGGCCCGAGACTGGATAAAACAACTTGCTCGAACATGCTTTGGGGTAGAAGAAGTTACAGCAGGGAGAACCAATGCAACTCAGAAATAAATGCTTGA